A genome region from Melospiza melodia melodia isolate bMelMel2 chromosome 28, bMelMel2.pri, whole genome shotgun sequence includes the following:
- the CSF1 gene encoding macrophage colony-stimulating factor 1 isoform X3, translated as MPRLGAKVCLLRCSLLLSLLLLLLRIHETEQNSYCEQIITERHLAELEELADTQMQHPGRVSFKFIDKMQLNDSTCYVKAAFPLMGKILERTEFKENSSNAKKMETVRRMYKSIDDNMDPCIREEDDEERMLSQMCFKEFTTSPYEMLVLVKDFFQDIKRLLEEQETFAKDCSRVYRRVCLGPKKAGSSPEQRRKEPPASEGRQEPLIYITVASVVAVLLATGGLLFYKYKSRVLQRPLEDGGCDPEEPERRALQGARECSELETQDL; from the exons ATGCCCCGCCTCGGAGCCAAG GTGTGCCTGCTccgctgctccctgctgctgtccctcctcctcctcctgctccgcatcCATGAGACGGAGCAGAACAGCTACTGCGAGCAGATCATCACCGAGAGGCACCTGGCcgagctggaggagctg GCGGACACCCAGATGCAGCACCCGGGCAGGGTCTCCTTCAAGTTCATTGACAAGATGCAGTTG AACGACTCCACCTGCTATGTGAAAGCTGCTTTTCCCTTGATGGGCAAGATCCTGGAGAGAACAGAGTTCAAGGAGAACTCGTCCAATGCCAAGAAGATGGAGACGGTGCGCAGGATGTACAAAAGCATCGATGACAACATGGACCCCTGCATCagggaggaggatgatgaggagagAATG CTCTCACAGATGTGCTTCAAGGAGTTCACCACGTCCCCCTACGAGATGCTGGTGCTGGTGAAGGATTTTTTCCAGGACATCAAGCGCCTGCTGGAGGAACAGGAGACTTTTGCCAAGGATTGCAGCCGAGTCTATCGCAGGGTGTGCCTGGGACCCAAGAAGGCTGGATCCTCACCAG AGCAGCGCAGGAAGGAGCCGCCCGCCAGCGAGGGCCGCCAGGAGCCCCTCATCTACATTACGGTGGCCAGTGTGGTGGCCGTCCTGCTGGCCACGGGAGGGCTGCTCTTCTACAAGTATAAATCCAGG GTCCTGCAGCGGCCGCTGGAGGATGGAGGCTGCGACCCCGAGGAGCCAGAGAGGAG ggcgctgcagggagcaaggGAATGTTCAGAGCTGGAGACTCAGGATCTCTGA
- the CSF1 gene encoding macrophage colony-stimulating factor 1 isoform X2 → MPRLGAKVCLLRCSLLLSLLLLLLRIHETEQNSYCEQIITERHLAELEELADTQMQHPGRVSFKFIDKMQLNDSTCYVKAAFPLMGKILERTEFKENSSNAKKMETVRRMYKSIDDNMDPCIREEDDEERMLSQMCFKEFTTSPYEMLVLVKDFFQDIKRLLEEQETFAKDCSRVYRRVCLGPKKAGSSPGVGTDPDCNCLSPALPSATQPSLSAAAGRDTAPASTRVPSSLLHATLADLEAPSQPPSSTDGGSGTEEVPAAVLGDTALAPGMKQTAPGSSAEALQDPAGTLSLAPGDIPVLRGDGELVEWGTGHLPQDPGQQWGGSILPEQRGGLRTSPPTASPGAARIRPAAVTQLRFSRMAPELRAPGRDRARAWGWGLSRLRGPEDGGGAGPSFDSAFVLGAEQRRKEPPASEGRQEPLIYITVASVVAVLLATGGLLFYKYKSRVLQRPLEDGGCDPEEPERRALQGARECSELETQDL, encoded by the exons ATGCCCCGCCTCGGAGCCAAG GTGTGCCTGCTccgctgctccctgctgctgtccctcctcctcctcctgctccgcatcCATGAGACGGAGCAGAACAGCTACTGCGAGCAGATCATCACCGAGAGGCACCTGGCcgagctggaggagctg GCGGACACCCAGATGCAGCACCCGGGCAGGGTCTCCTTCAAGTTCATTGACAAGATGCAGTTG AACGACTCCACCTGCTATGTGAAAGCTGCTTTTCCCTTGATGGGCAAGATCCTGGAGAGAACAGAGTTCAAGGAGAACTCGTCCAATGCCAAGAAGATGGAGACGGTGCGCAGGATGTACAAAAGCATCGATGACAACATGGACCCCTGCATCagggaggaggatgatgaggagagAATG CTCTCACAGATGTGCTTCAAGGAGTTCACCACGTCCCCCTACGAGATGCTGGTGCTGGTGAAGGATTTTTTCCAGGACATCAAGCGCCTGCTGGAGGAACAGGAGACTTTTGCCAAGGATTGCAGCCGAGTCTATCGCAGGGTGTGCCTGGGACCCAAGAAGGCTGGATCCTCACCAG GTGTGGGGACAGATCCTGACTGCAATTGCCTGTCCCCTGCCCTCCCTTCTGCCACccagccctccctctctgctgccgctggcagggacacggcaCCCGCTAGCACccgggtcccttccagcctcctCCATGCCACCCTCGCTGACTTAGAGGCCCCATCTCAGCCCCCCAGTAGCACGGACGGGGGCTCAGGGACCGAGGAGGTCCCGGCTGCCGTGCTAGGTGACACAGCGCTGGCCCCCGGGATGAAgcagacagctccaggcagcagtgcCGAAGCCCTCCAGGATCCGGCCGGGACGCTGAGCCTGGCGCCGGGTGACATCCCCGTCCTCCGCGGGGATGGAGAGCTGGTGGAGTGGGGCACCGGGCACCTGCCGCAGGATCCAGGCCAGCAGTGGGGAGGCTCCATCCTCCCGGAGCAGCGCGGCGGGCTCAGGACCAGCCCTCCGACagcatcgcccggcgcagcccGGATCCGCCCCGCGGCTGTCACACAGCTCCGCTTCTCCAGGATGGCCCCGGAGCTGCGAGccccgggcagggacagggccagggcgtggggctgggggctcagccGGCTGCGGGGCCCCGAGgatggcggcggggccgggcccagcTTTGACTCTGCCTTTGTTCTGGGCGCAGAGCAGCGCAGGAAGGAGCCGCCCGCCAGCGAGGGCCGCCAGGAGCCCCTCATCTACATTACGGTGGCCAGTGTGGTGGCCGTCCTGCTGGCCACGGGAGGGCTGCTCTTCTACAAGTATAAATCCAGG GTCCTGCAGCGGCCGCTGGAGGATGGAGGCTGCGACCCCGAGGAGCCAGAGAGGAG ggcgctgcagggagcaaggGAATGTTCAGAGCTGGAGACTCAGGATCTCTGA
- the CSF1 gene encoding macrophage colony-stimulating factor 1 isoform X1 encodes MGIGSGLEDHSGIIPLDRGQVPATTEVVTLRGGGAGQGAWWVCVGYPCFKLSPCRAQVCLLRCSLLLSLLLLLLRIHETEQNSYCEQIITERHLAELEELADTQMQHPGRVSFKFIDKMQLNDSTCYVKAAFPLMGKILERTEFKENSSNAKKMETVRRMYKSIDDNMDPCIREEDDEERMLSQMCFKEFTTSPYEMLVLVKDFFQDIKRLLEEQETFAKDCSRVYRRVCLGPKKAGSSPGVGTDPDCNCLSPALPSATQPSLSAAAGRDTAPASTRVPSSLLHATLADLEAPSQPPSSTDGGSGTEEVPAAVLGDTALAPGMKQTAPGSSAEALQDPAGTLSLAPGDIPVLRGDGELVEWGTGHLPQDPGQQWGGSILPEQRGGLRTSPPTASPGAARIRPAAVTQLRFSRMAPELRAPGRDRARAWGWGLSRLRGPEDGGGAGPSFDSAFVLGAEQRRKEPPASEGRQEPLIYITVASVVAVLLATGGLLFYKYKSRVLQRPLEDGGCDPEEPERRALQGARECSELETQDL; translated from the exons ATGGGGATAGGCTCGGGGTTGGAGGACCACAGTGGGATTATCCCGCTGGACCGTGGCCAAGTCCCGGCTACCACAGAGGTGGTCACGCTGCGGGGTGGTGGAGCGGGGCAGGGGGCTTGGTGGGTGTGTGTGGGTTATCCCTGCTTCAAACTCTCCCCGTGTCGTGCTCAGGTGTGCCTGCTccgctgctccctgctgctgtccctcctcctcctcctgctccgcatcCATGAGACGGAGCAGAACAGCTACTGCGAGCAGATCATCACCGAGAGGCACCTGGCcgagctggaggagctg GCGGACACCCAGATGCAGCACCCGGGCAGGGTCTCCTTCAAGTTCATTGACAAGATGCAGTTG AACGACTCCACCTGCTATGTGAAAGCTGCTTTTCCCTTGATGGGCAAGATCCTGGAGAGAACAGAGTTCAAGGAGAACTCGTCCAATGCCAAGAAGATGGAGACGGTGCGCAGGATGTACAAAAGCATCGATGACAACATGGACCCCTGCATCagggaggaggatgatgaggagagAATG CTCTCACAGATGTGCTTCAAGGAGTTCACCACGTCCCCCTACGAGATGCTGGTGCTGGTGAAGGATTTTTTCCAGGACATCAAGCGCCTGCTGGAGGAACAGGAGACTTTTGCCAAGGATTGCAGCCGAGTCTATCGCAGGGTGTGCCTGGGACCCAAGAAGGCTGGATCCTCACCAG GTGTGGGGACAGATCCTGACTGCAATTGCCTGTCCCCTGCCCTCCCTTCTGCCACccagccctccctctctgctgccgctggcagggacacggcaCCCGCTAGCACccgggtcccttccagcctcctCCATGCCACCCTCGCTGACTTAGAGGCCCCATCTCAGCCCCCCAGTAGCACGGACGGGGGCTCAGGGACCGAGGAGGTCCCGGCTGCCGTGCTAGGTGACACAGCGCTGGCCCCCGGGATGAAgcagacagctccaggcagcagtgcCGAAGCCCTCCAGGATCCGGCCGGGACGCTGAGCCTGGCGCCGGGTGACATCCCCGTCCTCCGCGGGGATGGAGAGCTGGTGGAGTGGGGCACCGGGCACCTGCCGCAGGATCCAGGCCAGCAGTGGGGAGGCTCCATCCTCCCGGAGCAGCGCGGCGGGCTCAGGACCAGCCCTCCGACagcatcgcccggcgcagcccGGATCCGCCCCGCGGCTGTCACACAGCTCCGCTTCTCCAGGATGGCCCCGGAGCTGCGAGccccgggcagggacagggccagggcgtggggctgggggctcagccGGCTGCGGGGCCCCGAGgatggcggcggggccgggcccagcTTTGACTCTGCCTTTGTTCTGGGCGCAGAGCAGCGCAGGAAGGAGCCGCCCGCCAGCGAGGGCCGCCAGGAGCCCCTCATCTACATTACGGTGGCCAGTGTGGTGGCCGTCCTGCTGGCCACGGGAGGGCTGCTCTTCTACAAGTATAAATCCAGG GTCCTGCAGCGGCCGCTGGAGGATGGAGGCTGCGACCCCGAGGAGCCAGAGAGGAG ggcgctgcagggagcaaggGAATGTTCAGAGCTGGAGACTCAGGATCTCTGA